The Enterococcus rotai genome includes a window with the following:
- a CDS encoding NAD(P)/FAD-dependent oxidoreductase: protein MSKHVVILGAGYAGLRALHELQKGNNDLKITLVDQNDYHFEATDIHEVAAGIQTSERITYPIKDVVKTACTTFVQGRVETIDSENQLVHLKDQEALSYDYLIVALGYESESFGIPGVEEFSLKMVDIPTSEKVYQHLTEQMKAYKETKDENCLKIVVCGAGFTGIELLGSLHEGKKNLANIAGVEPEKIQLYCVEAVTRLLPMFSEKLGGYGIDHLKKWGVNFLVGKPIKEIKQDTVVYLDNQETNELNELQAKTIIWTTGVSGSHVVGDSGFAAKRGRVMVQPDLTDADHSNVYIIGDCSAVMDKESNRPYPTTAQISLKMGEHAGKNIKAQLKGEPTKEFTFKSLGSVASIGNSHAFGEVGKMEVKGYPASVIKKAIMDRSLFETGGIKEMLAKGRFDFYR, encoded by the coding sequence ATGAGTAAGCACGTCGTTATTTTAGGCGCTGGCTATGCCGGTTTAAGAGCGTTACATGAATTACAAAAAGGCAATAATGATCTGAAAATCACATTGGTTGATCAAAACGATTACCACTTTGAAGCAACGGATATCCATGAGGTTGCGGCAGGAATTCAAACATCTGAAAGAATTACCTATCCAATCAAAGATGTTGTAAAAACTGCTTGCACAACGTTTGTACAAGGAAGAGTGGAAACAATCGATAGTGAAAACCAACTGGTCCATTTGAAAGATCAAGAAGCCCTTTCATATGATTATTTGATCGTAGCACTAGGCTATGAATCAGAATCTTTCGGGATTCCAGGTGTAGAGGAATTCTCATTAAAAATGGTGGATATTCCAACATCAGAGAAAGTCTATCAACACTTAACAGAGCAAATGAAAGCCTATAAAGAAACGAAAGATGAAAACTGTCTGAAAATCGTTGTTTGTGGTGCTGGTTTTACTGGAATCGAATTATTAGGCTCATTACACGAAGGTAAGAAAAATTTAGCAAATATTGCTGGTGTTGAACCTGAAAAAATCCAACTATATTGTGTTGAAGCTGTAACGCGTTTATTACCAATGTTTAGTGAAAAACTTGGTGGTTATGGTATCGATCATTTGAAAAAATGGGGTGTTAATTTCTTAGTTGGAAAACCGATCAAAGAAATTAAACAAGATACGGTGGTTTATTTGGATAATCAAGAAACCAACGAATTAAATGAACTACAAGCGAAAACAATCATCTGGACAACAGGTGTTAGTGGTAGTCATGTAGTGGGTGATTCTGGTTTTGCAGCCAAACGTGGACGTGTAATGGTTCAACCTGATTTAACAGATGCCGATCACAGCAATGTTTATATTATTGGTGACTGTTCTGCTGTAATGGACAAAGAATCAAACCGTCCTTATCCAACAACTGCACAAATTTCACTTAAAATGGGTGAGCATGCAGGGAAAAACATCAAAGCACAATTAAAAGGTGAACCAACAAAAGAATTTACCTTTAAGTCATTAGGGTCAGTTGCTTCAATTGGTAATAGCCATGCTTTTGGTGAGGTTGGAAAAATGGAAGTCAAAGGATATCCTGCTTCTGTTATCAAAAAAGCCATCATGGATCGTTCATTATTTGAAACAGGTGGTATTAAAGAAATGTTAGCTAAAGGTCGTTTTGACTTTTACCGTTAA
- the nhaC gene encoding Na+/H+ antiporter NhaC has product MKKELSVKEALVVFLSLLLIISICVIGVGMSPISPVLCALGLLIGWSKWRGASWDKIHEGIIEGVKTGIVPMVIFILIGALIAVWIASGVIPTMMFAGFSVISTKIFLPSAFVSCAVVGISIGSAFTTVSTIGLALMGMGISMGFNSAILAGAIISGAVFGDKMSPLSDTTNLASAVAGADLFKHIRNMMWTTVPAFVISFILYAVLGFQTKIGQTDLETKQFLEVLQAHFAISWWALLPILLLVVCSIKRVPAIASLLVTILVSSVMYMIQVQNVDLKQLSTIIENGFVSETGMEQIDALLTRGGIQSMMWSVSLILLTLSLGGLLMKMDVITVLMAPLAHKLKSTGSLVAATVFSGALANLMIGEQYLSIILPGRAFKESYDKAKLAPEVLSRALEDSGTVLNSLIPWGVSGVFMASTLQVSTLEYAPFSFFILLCPILSILSGITGIGIQKQSESK; this is encoded by the coding sequence ATGAAGAAAGAATTAAGTGTTAAAGAAGCATTAGTTGTATTTTTATCATTATTATTGATTATTAGTATTTGTGTGATCGGTGTTGGCATGAGCCCAATTTCCCCTGTATTATGCGCATTAGGTTTATTGATCGGCTGGAGTAAATGGCGTGGTGCTTCTTGGGATAAAATCCATGAAGGAATTATTGAAGGAGTGAAAACAGGGATCGTTCCAATGGTCATTTTTATTTTAATTGGCGCTTTGATTGCAGTTTGGATCGCTAGTGGTGTGATTCCAACGATGATGTTTGCAGGTTTTTCAGTCATCAGCACTAAAATCTTTTTACCCTCAGCTTTTGTTAGTTGTGCAGTTGTGGGTATTTCGATTGGTAGTGCTTTTACAACAGTTTCCACGATTGGCTTAGCCCTGATGGGAATGGGGATTTCAATGGGGTTCAACTCTGCTATTTTAGCAGGAGCAATTATTTCTGGAGCAGTTTTTGGTGATAAAATGTCGCCACTTTCTGATACAACTAATTTGGCCTCAGCTGTGGCTGGAGCAGATTTATTTAAACATATTAGAAATATGATGTGGACGACCGTGCCTGCATTTGTTATCTCATTTATTTTGTATGCCGTACTTGGATTTCAAACGAAAATAGGACAAACCGATTTAGAAACAAAACAATTTTTAGAAGTGCTGCAAGCACATTTTGCTATTAGTTGGTGGGCTCTTTTACCAATTTTGTTACTGGTTGTTTGTTCGATCAAACGGGTGCCGGCAATTGCTTCATTATTGGTGACGATTTTAGTTTCTAGCGTGATGTATATGATCCAAGTCCAAAATGTCGATTTGAAACAGTTGAGTACGATCATTGAAAATGGTTTTGTTTCAGAAACGGGTATGGAACAAATCGATGCGCTGTTGACTCGAGGTGGTATTCAAAGTATGATGTGGTCCGTTTCGCTGATTCTTTTAACCTTGTCTTTAGGCGGCTTACTAATGAAGATGGATGTGATCACTGTTTTAATGGCGCCGCTTGCTCATAAATTAAAATCAACAGGTAGTTTAGTTGCGGCAACAGTTTTTAGCGGAGCATTGGCAAATTTGATGATTGGAGAGCAGTACTTATCGATCATTCTTCCTGGTCGTGCATTTAAAGAAAGCTATGACAAAGCTAAACTCGCACCAGAGGTTCTTTCAAGAGCGTTAGAGGATTCAGGTACCGTACTGAATTCATTGATTCCTTGGGGAGTAAGTGGTGTGTTCATGGCAAGTACATTGCAAGTCTCTACATTAGAATATGCACCATTTAGTTTCTTTATCTTACTATGTCCGATTTTATCAATTCTCTCAGGGATAACAGGGATTGGTATCCAAAAACAAAGCGAAAGTAAATAA
- a CDS encoding DNA translocase FtsK: protein MAQKRKSAKKKKTKKQQQQQEHLNFIFLGIFFIFFGLFGLLKLGFLGTLIANGLRVMIGNTFSVAAILLMFYGLSLVIFGKEFPIKKSRPIIGGVVVYLGVLLFLHAYMFRSVGTQTPDIMGTTWEFLRMDLKASTVAQNVGGGMIGAGLYSLTFFLVAQFGSYLIASLLIALGVFLMSMLDFQQVMNGLQLVREKLSGLTARSAERQAEKEAKRAEKRAAKQAEMEKQAQERLKNDVRELTPGEKLAQEAWEQEEKDLQEPEQLTLVPIDSFQSQAETQPIQQQVVPEPEMDEGGELEFEISEEAEDRDYELPPSTLLDSIPSADQSGEYQKIEKNIGVLEQTFKSFGVDAKVVKASLGPAVTKFEIQPAVGVKVSKVVSLTDDIALALAAKDVRMEAPIPGKSLIGIEVPNSTVSTVSFRDIIEAQPSHPDKLLEVPLGRDISGMVQSADLAKMPHLLIAGSTGSGKSVAINGIISSILMRAKPHEVKLMMIDPKMVELNVYNGIPHLLTPVVTNPRKAAQALQKVVQEMEFRYEKFAATGVRNISGYNELVIQKNLEDGENRPILPFIVVIVDELADLMMVASNEVEDAIIRLAQMARAAGIHMILATQRPSVDVITGIIKANVPSRMAFAVSSGTDSRTIIDSNGAEKLLGRGDMLFLPMGENKPIRVQGAFISDHEVERIVSFVTEQQEADYQENMMPTEEETTGGGSEASQDELYEEAKALVVEMQTASISLLQRRFRIGYNRAARLVDELEAHGVIGPSEGSKPRKVFLEPVPDDGPMDQGSE, encoded by the coding sequence ATGGCACAAAAACGGAAAAGTGCAAAAAAGAAAAAGACAAAAAAACAACAACAACAGCAAGAACATCTTAATTTCATTTTTCTCGGTATCTTTTTTATCTTCTTTGGATTATTTGGACTATTAAAATTAGGATTTCTTGGCACCTTGATTGCCAATGGACTACGTGTAATGATAGGAAATACATTTTCAGTAGCAGCAATTTTACTGATGTTTTACGGTCTTTCTTTAGTTATTTTTGGAAAAGAGTTTCCAATTAAAAAAAGTCGACCAATCATTGGCGGAGTGGTTGTTTACCTAGGCGTATTGTTATTTCTACATGCTTACATGTTTCGCAGTGTAGGGACACAAACACCAGATATTATGGGAACAACATGGGAATTTCTTAGAATGGATCTAAAAGCTAGTACGGTAGCACAAAATGTTGGTGGAGGCATGATTGGTGCGGGACTGTACAGTTTGACTTTCTTTTTAGTTGCTCAATTTGGTAGTTATTTAATTGCCAGTTTACTGATTGCGCTAGGTGTATTTTTAATGAGTATGCTTGATTTTCAACAAGTGATGAATGGCTTACAACTCGTTCGAGAAAAACTTAGCGGACTAACCGCTAGAAGTGCAGAGCGTCAAGCTGAAAAAGAAGCGAAACGAGCGGAAAAACGAGCAGCTAAACAGGCAGAAATGGAAAAACAAGCTCAAGAACGTTTGAAAAATGATGTTCGTGAACTAACGCCTGGCGAAAAATTAGCGCAAGAAGCATGGGAACAAGAAGAAAAAGATCTGCAAGAACCAGAACAATTGACCTTGGTACCCATCGATAGTTTCCAAAGTCAAGCTGAAACACAACCTATACAACAGCAAGTAGTTCCTGAACCTGAGATGGATGAGGGGGGCGAATTAGAGTTTGAAATTTCTGAAGAAGCGGAAGATCGTGATTACGAATTACCACCTTCAACGCTATTAGATTCGATTCCATCTGCAGATCAAAGTGGAGAGTATCAAAAAATTGAAAAAAATATTGGTGTACTAGAACAAACATTCAAAAGCTTTGGTGTTGATGCAAAAGTAGTGAAAGCTAGTCTTGGACCAGCCGTTACAAAATTTGAAATTCAACCAGCTGTAGGAGTGAAAGTAAGTAAGGTCGTTAGTTTAACGGATGATATTGCGTTAGCCTTAGCTGCTAAAGACGTACGGATGGAAGCACCGATCCCAGGAAAATCACTGATTGGGATCGAGGTGCCAAATAGCACGGTAAGTACTGTTTCCTTTAGAGATATTATCGAAGCACAACCTAGCCATCCCGATAAATTATTGGAAGTACCGCTTGGACGAGATATTTCTGGTATGGTTCAATCAGCTGATTTAGCTAAAATGCCGCATTTATTGATCGCTGGATCAACAGGTAGTGGGAAATCAGTTGCGATCAATGGCATTATTTCCAGTATCTTAATGAGAGCGAAGCCTCATGAAGTAAAACTAATGATGATCGATCCAAAAATGGTGGAGTTGAATGTTTATAATGGGATTCCCCATTTATTGACGCCAGTAGTGACTAATCCGCGTAAGGCAGCTCAAGCATTGCAAAAAGTTGTACAAGAAATGGAATTCCGTTATGAGAAATTTGCTGCAACCGGCGTTCGGAATATTTCTGGATATAACGAATTAGTGATTCAAAAGAACTTAGAAGATGGCGAGAATCGTCCAATCTTACCATTTATTGTGGTAATCGTAGATGAGTTAGCTGATTTGATGATGGTTGCGAGTAACGAAGTAGAAGATGCCATCATCCGTTTAGCACAAATGGCTCGAGCAGCTGGAATTCATATGATTTTAGCAACTCAGCGTCCTAGTGTGGATGTTATTACGGGGATCATCAAAGCAAATGTTCCTTCAAGAATGGCATTTGCGGTATCTAGCGGGACAGATTCAAGAACAATTATTGACAGTAATGGAGCGGAAAAACTATTAGGTAGAGGAGACATGTTGTTCTTGCCAATGGGTGAAAATAAACCGATCCGAGTGCAAGGTGCGTTTATTTCCGATCATGAAGTTGAGCGAATCGTATCCTTTGTTACAGAGCAGCAAGAAGCGGATTATCAAGAAAATATGATGCCAACAGAAGAAGAAACAACAGGCGGCGGTAGTGAAGCATCACAAGATGAATTGTACGAAGAAGCTAAAGCACTAGTGGTGGAAATGCAAACAGCAAGTATTTCTTTATTACAAAGAAGATTTAGAATTGGTTATAATCGTGCGGCACGCTTAGTCGATGAATTAGAAGCTCATGGTGTGATTGGTCCTTCAGAAGGGAGTAAGCCAAGAAAAGTCTTTCTTGAGCCTGTACCGGATGATGGGCCGATGGATCAGGGATCAGAATAA